A genomic stretch from Desulfovibrio sp. TomC includes:
- a CDS encoding sulfite exporter TauE/SafE family protein, translating into MFFPTAGIEVSFWVPPLVAFGVSFFASMGGISGAFLLLPFQMSILGYVNPSVSATNQVFNVVAIPSGVYRYVKEGRMVWPLAWAVIVGTLPGVFIGAIIRVAYLPNARTFKLFVACVLAYIGLRLVQGLLKKITGNTAVAERKFQDAAKRGCGTDANESCAKVIQFNMTRLKYEFHGEVFDVPTIGIFTLSFVVGIVGGVYGIGGGAIIAPFFVSVFGLPVYTVAGAALMGTFVTSIAGVTFYQAIAPFYPTMSVAPDWGLGILFGIGGMVGMYLGARCQKHVPAKTIKWMLACVILSTATKYAFDFFQ; encoded by the coding sequence ATGTTCTTCCCCACCGCCGGCATTGAAGTATCCTTCTGGGTCCCTCCTCTCGTGGCTTTCGGAGTGTCTTTTTTTGCCTCAATGGGCGGAATTTCCGGAGCTTTTCTCCTACTCCCCTTTCAGATGAGCATACTAGGCTACGTGAACCCCTCCGTCAGTGCCACAAACCAAGTCTTTAACGTGGTTGCTATTCCCAGCGGAGTTTATCGCTACGTCAAAGAGGGGCGTATGGTCTGGCCTCTGGCGTGGGCCGTGATAGTGGGCACTCTTCCCGGGGTGTTCATTGGTGCCATCATCCGGGTTGCCTATTTGCCCAACGCCAGGACATTCAAACTGTTTGTGGCGTGTGTCCTCGCATATATTGGACTGCGTCTTGTTCAGGGATTGTTAAAAAAGATCACGGGCAACACTGCAGTTGCTGAGCGCAAATTCCAAGATGCTGCGAAGAGAGGGTGCGGGACTGACGCAAATGAATCTTGCGCCAAAGTGATTCAATTTAACATGACGAGATTAAAGTATGAGTTTCATGGTGAAGTGTTCGACGTACCAACAATCGGGATTTTCACTTTAAGCTTTGTGGTCGGTATCGTTGGCGGTGTCTATGGAATTGGAGGCGGAGCTATTATAGCCCCTTTTTTTGTCTCTGTTTTTGGGCTTCCGGTTTACACGGTCGCTGGGGCGGCTTTGATGGGCACATTTGTAACTTCAATCGCCGGGGTTACTTTCTACCAAGCTATTGCGCCATTCTACCCGACGATGTCTGTTGCTCCCGATTGGGGACTCGGAATTCTTTTCGGCATTGGGGGAATGGTTGGCATGTACCTTGGTGCTCGATGCCAAAAGCACGTCCCTGCAAAGACAATCAAATGGATGCTTGCATGCGTCATCCTGTCAACCGCGACAAAGTATGCGTTTGATTTTTTCCAATAA
- a CDS encoding PadR family transcriptional regulator, whose amino-acid sequence MRLIFSNNERSAQAMSSRHNRLGNERYIQAAILIILFDKNMHGYKIAQKLHEMSLFSGGAEERPGSRARKAYAHLRKMEDESLLVSQWETEGPKKPRRVYSISCQGKIRLSKWMTEIAFDIASLFELIERYRMLAGQP is encoded by the coding sequence ATGCGTTTGATTTTTTCCAATAACGAAAGGTCAGCACAAGCTATGTCGTCTAGACACAATAGGCTCGGGAATGAAAGATATATCCAGGCGGCTATTCTAATTATACTCTTTGATAAAAATATGCACGGCTATAAAATTGCACAGAAGCTTCATGAAATGAGTCTTTTTAGCGGCGGAGCAGAAGAAAGGCCAGGATCAAGGGCCAGAAAAGCCTATGCACATCTTCGCAAAATGGAAGACGAGAGCTTGCTCGTATCGCAATGGGAAACCGAAGGTCCAAAAAAACCAAGGAGGGTCTATTCTATTTCGTGCCAGGGAAAAATTAGATTGAGTAAGTGGATGACAGAAATTGCATTTGATATTGCTTCACTATTTGAACTTATCGAACGATATAGAATGCTGGCTGGTCAACCTTAA